A single Anatilimnocola floriformis DNA region contains:
- a CDS encoding sigma-70 family RNA polymerase sigma factor: MPLTDEDRYLLQLCLEHQPRAWESFVDRFLGLVVHVVNHTADSRGLAITSQDLEDLTSDVFLTFVNDDYGVLRRFKGQSSLATYLTVVARRVVVREMLRRKLNAPTDSHEAEEVADQHPPVEDRLSNREEVERLMVELGGEEAKIVKLYHLEGKTYEEIGTTLGIPSNSIGPTLYRARAKLRRFGVDSAAS; the protein is encoded by the coding sequence GTGCCCCTTACTGACGAAGATCGCTATCTGCTGCAGCTCTGTCTGGAGCATCAGCCCCGGGCGTGGGAATCGTTCGTTGATCGCTTTTTGGGGCTCGTGGTTCACGTCGTGAACCACACTGCCGATTCCCGCGGTCTGGCCATCACATCTCAGGATCTCGAAGACCTGACGTCGGACGTGTTCCTGACGTTCGTCAACGACGACTACGGTGTGCTCCGCCGCTTCAAGGGGCAAAGCAGCCTGGCGACTTACCTAACTGTCGTGGCTCGCCGCGTGGTCGTTCGCGAAATGCTCCGCCGCAAGTTGAACGCGCCGACCGATTCGCACGAAGCCGAAGAAGTCGCCGATCAGCATCCGCCGGTTGAAGATCGTCTCAGCAATCGCGAAGAAGTCGAACGCCTGATGGTCGAACTCGGCGGCGAGGAAGCCAAGATCGTCAAGCTGTATCATCTCGAAGGCAAAACCTACGAAGAGATCGGCACGACCCTCGGCATTCCCAGCAACAGCATCGGGCCAACTCTCTATCGAGCCCGGGCAAAGCTGCGCCGCTTCGGCGTCGATTCGGCTGCGAGCTAA
- the cbiE gene encoding precorrin-6y C5,15-methyltransferase (decarboxylating) subunit CbiE, translating to MDKVQIIGIGDDGVEGLTAAARQRLAEAGLILGARQSLAAVANHPAPKQDIGGDLEQIVRRIEAAKGVSVVILASGDPMFYGTARFLCDRLGKERFEVTPHVSSMQLAFARVKESWDDAYLTSLATQPLDLVAEKARTATKVGLFTTDESPPKAVAQALLDRGIDYFTVYVCENLGSPDECVTQGDLEEVVQQQFSPLNVMILVRKPGVPDRPASMKGRRLFGNPDEAFLQSQPKRGLLTPAEVRSIALAELDIGRSSIVWDVGAGSGSVSIEAAQIAAAGSVYAIEMDPEDYALIAANAERFGVTNLIPVLGQAPDAWKGLPDPDAIFVGGSGRHVRGLVEQAFEKLKPGGRLVANVGSIENLADVRKVLAKAAGDTKVLMINIARGNDQLDRLRFESLNPTFLIVAVREGGRRATDKN from the coding sequence ATGGACAAAGTTCAGATCATTGGCATCGGCGACGATGGTGTCGAAGGGCTCACCGCGGCTGCCCGGCAACGGCTGGCCGAAGCGGGGCTGATTCTCGGCGCTCGGCAATCCCTGGCCGCTGTCGCCAATCACCCGGCTCCCAAACAAGACATCGGCGGCGATCTGGAACAGATCGTTCGGCGGATCGAAGCCGCCAAGGGCGTTTCGGTCGTGATCCTGGCCAGCGGCGATCCCATGTTCTATGGCACCGCGCGATTTCTGTGTGACCGCCTCGGCAAGGAACGCTTCGAAGTCACGCCGCACGTCAGCAGCATGCAGCTTGCCTTTGCCCGCGTGAAGGAAAGTTGGGACGATGCTTATCTGACCAGCCTCGCCACGCAACCGCTCGATCTTGTGGCGGAAAAAGCTCGCACGGCGACGAAGGTTGGTCTATTTACTACCGACGAATCGCCGCCGAAGGCCGTCGCGCAGGCGCTGCTCGATCGGGGCATCGATTACTTTACCGTTTACGTTTGCGAGAATCTCGGCTCGCCCGATGAGTGCGTCACGCAAGGCGATCTCGAAGAAGTCGTTCAACAGCAGTTCAGCCCGCTCAATGTGATGATCCTCGTCCGCAAGCCGGGCGTTCCTGATCGGCCGGCGAGCATGAAGGGCCGTCGACTCTTCGGCAATCCTGACGAAGCGTTTCTGCAATCACAGCCGAAGCGTGGCCTGCTCACGCCGGCGGAAGTTCGCTCGATCGCGCTCGCCGAACTCGACATCGGCCGCAGCAGCATTGTGTGGGACGTCGGTGCAGGTAGCGGTAGCGTCTCGATCGAAGCAGCCCAAATCGCCGCGGCCGGCTCGGTGTATGCCATCGAAATGGATCCCGAAGACTACGCGCTGATCGCCGCGAATGCCGAACGCTTCGGTGTGACGAATCTCATTCCCGTTCTCGGCCAAGCGCCCGATGCGTGGAAAGGGCTGCCCGATCCCGATGCGATCTTCGTCGGCGGCAGCGGCCGGCATGTGCGTGGCCTCGTCGAACAAGCGTTCGAAAAACTGAAACCCGGTGGCCGCCTGGTCGCCAATGTCGGCAGCATCGAAAACTTGGCTGACGTGCGGAAAGTGTTGGCCAAAGCGGCCGGCGATACCAAGGTGCTGATGATCAACATCGCCCGCGGCAACGATCAGCTCGATCGGCTGCGGTTCGAATCGCTAAATCCGACGTTCTTGATCGTCGCCGTTCGTGAAGGTGGCCGCCGAGCCACCGATAAGAATTAA
- the trmB gene encoding tRNA (guanine(46)-N(7))-methyltransferase TrmB — MTQPDDDFGVPIPGRILPQEAWARTAIKKLPPPPLDWKTVFGREAPVVLDLGCGNGRFLIADALKRALTHNHLGIDILPMVIRYATKRCNQRGLQHTRLAVIGAYELLEEYVPAASVAEIHLYHPQPYEKRGHIDDRLITLEFLSLVRRSLIPGGLFVVQTDNKNYWRDIRNFAPQLFDFTELEGPWPDAPQGRTRREIYARQHGLKIYKGQGTPKLLLG, encoded by the coding sequence ATGACACAACCTGACGATGATTTTGGCGTTCCCATTCCCGGCCGTATCTTGCCGCAAGAAGCTTGGGCGCGCACGGCCATTAAAAAGCTCCCTCCGCCGCCACTCGATTGGAAAACCGTTTTTGGTCGCGAAGCTCCAGTGGTGCTCGATCTGGGCTGCGGCAACGGCCGGTTTTTGATTGCCGATGCGCTGAAGCGGGCGCTGACGCACAATCATCTGGGCATCGACATCTTGCCGATGGTGATTCGTTACGCCACGAAGCGTTGCAATCAGCGTGGCCTACAACACACTCGCCTTGCCGTGATCGGCGCGTATGAACTCCTCGAGGAGTACGTCCCCGCCGCTAGCGTGGCCGAGATTCATCTCTATCATCCGCAGCCTTATGAAAAGCGCGGCCACATCGACGATCGCCTGATCACGCTGGAGTTTCTCAGCCTGGTCCGCAGGTCGCTCATTCCCGGCGGCCTGTTTGTGGTGCAAACCGATAATAAGAACTACTGGCGCGACATCCGCAACTTTGCCCCGCAACTGTTCGACTTCACCGAACTCGAAGGCCCATGGCCCGATGCCCCGCAGGGCCGCACGCGGCGCGAGATCTACGCCCGGCAGCACGGCTTGAAGATCTACAAAGGTCAGGGGACGCCGAAACTGCTATTGGGTTAA
- a CDS encoding sugar phosphate isomerase/epimerase family protein — MLQIKVAIELASLKARGGSPQLSFAQALHTAARLGAEAVEIDGRNEVSVADLSRTGVRQVRKMLEDLNLRVSALSFRTRRGYADVNELDRRIDATKRALQLAYELGTNVVVNHIGRIPTEEDANGLSTLRTALADIGREGHRVGALLAAETGTESGADLLKLIDSLPPGSLGVDFNPANLITHGFDPREAAQKLGAHVLHVHATDGTRDVAAGRGIEVPLGRGSAEFPEILGALEEHQYRGYLTIRRTESSNPLEEIAAAVKYLRAL, encoded by the coding sequence ATGCTGCAAATCAAGGTCGCCATTGAACTGGCTAGTCTGAAGGCGCGCGGCGGTAGCCCTCAGCTTTCCTTTGCTCAAGCCTTGCACACGGCGGCGCGCCTGGGGGCAGAAGCCGTCGAAATTGACGGCCGCAACGAGGTTTCCGTAGCCGACCTAAGCCGTACAGGTGTGCGGCAGGTGCGGAAAATGCTGGAAGATCTGAATTTGCGGGTATCGGCCCTCAGCTTTCGCACCCGCCGCGGTTACGCCGACGTGAACGAACTCGACCGCCGGATCGACGCCACCAAACGGGCCCTGCAGCTCGCCTACGAACTCGGCACGAACGTCGTCGTCAATCACATCGGCCGAATTCCGACCGAGGAAGATGCAAATGGACTCTCGACGCTACGGACCGCGCTCGCCGACATCGGCCGCGAAGGCCATCGCGTCGGCGCGCTCCTCGCCGCCGAAACGGGAACTGAAAGCGGCGCCGATCTGCTGAAGCTCATCGACTCCTTGCCGCCCGGTTCGCTCGGCGTCGATTTCAACCCGGCCAACTTGATCACGCACGGTTTTGATCCGCGCGAAGCGGCGCAAAAACTTGGTGCGCACGTGCTGCACGTCCACGCCACCGACGGCACGCGCGACGTCGCCGCCGGCCGCGGCATCGAAGTCCCCCTGGGCCGCGGCAGCGCCGAGTTCCCCGAAATCCTGGGTGCCCTCGAGGAACATCAGTACCGCGGCTACCTCACTATCCGCCGCACGGAGTCGAGCAATCCGCTGGAAGAGATCGCCGCGGCAGTGAAGTATTTGCGGGCACTGTGA
- a CDS encoding DUF4256 domain-containing protein, whose translation MKATKKKLAAAQQVELFRVLQERFEENMARHKGLKWEKVLERLEANPDKLWSLQEMERTGGEPDVVGLDKKTGEYIFFDCSEETPADRRSLCYDRAALDSRKEHKPVSSVLEVAAEMGIELLTEEQYRELQTLGEYDLKTSSWIVTPAAIRKLGGALFGDRRYDHVFIYHNGAQSYYAARAFRGCLKV comes from the coding sequence ATGAAAGCCACCAAAAAGAAACTTGCCGCCGCTCAACAAGTGGAACTCTTTCGCGTTCTGCAGGAACGCTTTGAGGAGAACATGGCCCGCCATAAAGGGCTGAAGTGGGAGAAGGTTCTCGAGCGACTCGAAGCCAATCCCGACAAGTTGTGGTCGCTGCAGGAAATGGAGCGGACCGGCGGCGAGCCTGATGTGGTGGGACTCGATAAGAAGACCGGCGAGTACATTTTCTTTGACTGCTCGGAGGAAACTCCCGCCGATCGGCGCAGTCTGTGTTACGACCGCGCGGCGCTCGATTCGCGCAAAGAACACAAGCCCGTCAGTAGCGTGCTCGAAGTCGCGGCGGAGATGGGGATCGAGCTGCTGACCGAAGAACAGTATCGCGAGTTGCAAACGCTGGGCGAGTACGATCTGAAAACGTCGAGCTGGATCGTCACGCCGGCCGCGATTCGCAAGTTGGGTGGCGCTCTCTTTGGCGATCGCCGTTATGATCACGTTTTCATCTATCACAACGGCGCGCAGTCGTACTATGCGGCGCGGGCTTTTCGCGGCTGCCTCAAAGTTTAG
- a CDS encoding SRPBCC family protein gives MSTGTVRFQRVLRCSPEKVYRAFLDGDAMAKWLPPHGFTGKVHSIDVRVGGSYKMSFTNFSSGGSHSFGGEYLELVPNEKIRHTDRFDDPNLPGQMETTITLKKVSVGTEVNIVQEGIPAVIPTEACCLGWQESLQLLALLVEPEIPG, from the coding sequence ATGTCTACCGGAACTGTTCGTTTTCAGCGCGTGTTGCGTTGCTCGCCCGAGAAGGTCTATCGCGCGTTTCTCGATGGTGATGCGATGGCCAAGTGGTTGCCGCCGCATGGCTTCACGGGCAAGGTCCATTCGATCGATGTCCGCGTCGGCGGCTCCTACAAAATGTCGTTCACCAATTTCAGCAGTGGCGGCAGTCACTCGTTTGGTGGTGAGTATCTCGAGCTCGTGCCGAACGAAAAGATCCGCCATACCGACCGGTTCGATGATCCGAATCTGCCGGGGCAGATGGAAACGACCATCACGCTGAAGAAAGTCAGCGTTGGCACGGAAGTGAACATCGTGCAGGAAGGAATTCCCGCCGTGATTCCTACGGAGGCTTGCTGCCTCGGTTGGCAGGAATCGTTGCAGTTGCTCGCTCTGCTGGTGGAACCCGAGATTCCGGGTTAA
- a CDS encoding DUF1501 domain-containing protein: MHPISRRQLLQSTSCGFGLLALAGLCAQQAKANPDASTNPLAPRPPHFAPKAKRVIFMFMQGAPSHVDTFDYKPQLIKDDGKSPGQANGKGNRKLLKSPWKFPQSGNSGLPISELFPNLSKHADDLCLLNSLHCDLPNHPQAAVQMHTGNFQFVRPSLGSWVLYGLGSENQELPGFITINPISRIGGAQNYGSSFLPAAFQGTKIGGEGVQLAKASVANIRNTQLTTPQQRQQLDLLQKLNQDRLQVDKVNPELEGIIESYELAFRMQAAVPKVMDFADESPATLESYGIGDKATDNFGRQCLLARRFAESGVRFIEVGMGGWDQHQQLRTKLTQNCTSIDRPIAALLNDLKQRSMLKDTLVIWGGEFGRTPHAQNEDGRDHNATGFSMFMAGGGVKGGLRYGATDEHGIKAVEDKMHIHDLHATVLHLLGLDHERLTYRYSGRDFRLTDVHGNIAKKILA, from the coding sequence ATGCATCCCATCTCACGCCGCCAACTCCTGCAAAGCACTTCCTGCGGTTTCGGCCTGCTCGCGCTCGCCGGACTCTGCGCTCAACAGGCAAAAGCCAATCCCGACGCGTCGACGAATCCTCTCGCGCCGCGGCCACCGCATTTCGCACCGAAGGCCAAGCGTGTGATCTTCATGTTCATGCAAGGTGCGCCGTCGCATGTCGATACGTTCGACTACAAGCCGCAACTGATCAAAGACGACGGCAAGAGCCCCGGCCAGGCGAATGGCAAGGGAAATCGCAAGCTCCTCAAGTCGCCCTGGAAGTTTCCGCAGAGCGGCAACAGCGGCTTGCCGATTTCGGAGCTGTTTCCGAACCTCAGCAAGCACGCCGATGATCTGTGCCTGCTAAATAGCTTGCATTGCGACTTGCCAAATCATCCGCAAGCCGCCGTGCAGATGCACACCGGCAATTTTCAATTCGTCCGCCCGTCGCTCGGCTCGTGGGTGCTGTACGGCCTCGGTTCCGAGAATCAGGAACTGCCGGGCTTCATCACGATCAATCCCATCAGTCGCATCGGCGGCGCGCAGAACTACGGCAGTTCGTTCCTGCCCGCCGCTTTTCAGGGCACCAAGATCGGCGGCGAAGGAGTGCAACTCGCCAAGGCCAGCGTGGCCAACATTCGCAACACGCAACTCACCACGCCGCAGCAGCGGCAGCAGCTCGATCTGTTGCAGAAGCTGAATCAAGATCGTCTGCAGGTCGATAAGGTGAATCCGGAACTCGAAGGAATCATCGAATCGTACGAGCTCGCTTTCCGCATGCAGGCCGCCGTGCCGAAGGTGATGGACTTTGCCGATGAGTCGCCGGCGACGCTCGAGTCGTACGGCATTGGCGACAAAGCTACCGATAACTTCGGCCGGCAATGTTTGCTGGCCCGTCGGTTCGCCGAAAGCGGCGTGCGGTTCATTGAGGTCGGCATGGGTGGCTGGGATCAGCATCAGCAACTGCGGACCAAGCTCACGCAGAACTGCACCTCGATCGATCGGCCGATCGCCGCCCTGCTAAACGACCTGAAGCAGCGGAGCATGCTGAAAGACACGCTGGTGATTTGGGGCGGCGAATTCGGCCGGACCCCGCATGCACAGAACGAAGATGGCCGCGATCACAACGCAACCGGCTTTAGCATGTTCATGGCCGGCGGCGGCGTGAAAGGTGGCCTGCGTTACGGCGCCACGGATGAGCACGGCATCAAGGCGGTCGAAGACAAAATGCACATCCACGACCTGCATGCGACCGTGCTGCATCTGCTCGGCCTCGATCATGAACGACTGACCTACCGCTACAGCGGCCGCGACTTCCGCCTGACCGATGTGCATGGCAACATTGCGAAAAAGATTTTGGCCTAA